Sequence from the Megalops cyprinoides isolate fMegCyp1 chromosome 4, fMegCyp1.pri, whole genome shotgun sequence genome:
gggcctgccgattcctcctccacaacatcaggaggattcgtcccttcctgacaacatatgcgacgcagctccttatccaggccacagttctccctcgactggactactgcaacgctctcctcgcaggcctcccagcatgcaccacccagcctctccagctcatccagaatgcagctgcccgactgatcttcaacctccccaaattctcccatgttactcccctgctaaaatccctccactggcttcctgtcgctgccaggatcagattcaagaccctgaccctcgccttctctgcaatcaacaggacagcccctgcctacctccaagaactcatccagccctacacaccagcccgacccctgcgctcagcagcaactggacgccttgctccctgcatggtcaaggcaggaggtgctcgttctgccaaacatcggcgtttcacctacatcgctccccagtggtggaacgaactcccggtctcgctatggacagctccttcaccccattccttcagacggggcctgaagacacacctcttcagactctacctggactgacccagcacacaattgctgccccccccgcccatcgtaaattgctgtgctttttaaattgtgcttttaaattctcttgttgccacctttaccctgacgctcattgcgccgtttgaagttgtcgaagtccgtcgtttgaaagtgtatcgtattagttgccctataggctgtaattgtacaaatctgatagtactgtgtcctcaatcagacgctgctctcagctgagaactgtctcattgtggaactgtacacatcctgtccccgtactgtcgctatacttgctgtatgcacttttgtaagtcgctttggataaaagcgtctgctaaataaataaatgtaaatgtaaatgtaaggaaaGAATGCgatttgaaattaaacaagaCAGCCGCGATCACCGAGCTTGTGCTATTGGGACTCAAATGGAGGTCCTAATGGTTTTGACCAACCCCCTTGCtaggtttctcaccctgggaggaagctagctgtgtgctgttaagCTTCTATTTGCTTCCGGAGGGGCATGAGACCATTGTTTAATATCGTGGATCAGAAAGTAGAGAATGTGACGGGAATTAAAACATGACAGCCTGCGATCGCCAAGCTCGTGCTTTGAGACTCAAATGGAAgtcctaatggtttcgaccgacccctagctaagtttctcaccctgggaggatgctagctgtgtgccgctaagcttttctctgcttctggagggtgCGTgagaaaaaatttaaatgggaaataaaacaagacaacctgccatcgcctagttcctgctttgggactcgaacagagggcgccgcgtaatttttgtgtttgtacacttacacaacaacactggacagcgaataacattttctgtaactttattgtgtctctgctcattcaaaataaatatcgcggctcCATAAGAagagaatgcgatgggaaataagacagaccACTTTtatcgctttggataaaagcgtctgctaaataaataaatgtaaatgtaaatgtaaggaaaGAATGCgatttgaaattaaacaagaCAGCCGCGATCACCGAGCTTGTGCTATTGGGACTCAAATGGAGGTCCTAATGGTTTTGACCAACCCCCTTGCtaggtttctcaccctgggaggaagctagctgtgtgctgttaagCTTCTATTTGCTTCCGGAGGGGCATGAGACCATTGTTTAATATCGTGGATCAGAAAGTAGAGAATGTGACGGGAATTAAAACATGACAGCCTGCGATCGCCAAGCTCGTGCTTTGAGACTCAAATGGAAgtcctaatggtttcgaccgacccctagctaagtttctcaccctgggaggatgctagctgtgtgccgctaagcttttctctgcttctggagggtgCGTgagaaaaaatttaaatgggaaataaaacaagacaacctgccatcgcctagttcctgctttgggactcgaacagagggcgccgcgtaatttttgtgtttgtacacttacacaacaacactggacagcgaataacattttctgtaactttattgtgtctctgctcattcaaaataaatatcgcggctcCATAAGAagagaatgcgatgggaaataagacagaccACTTTTAAATTACGCAGCATGTATATATAAaggtatgtatatatatatataggtatgtatatatatatatatatatatatatatatatatatatatatatatattggtaTCAGCATCGGTATGACAGCTTCACATCAGTGCCCCATGTGAAGATAGGCATGTCCCCTACACTCCAATGAAATGAGTGATTACAGAGGTTTGGTAATGGGGGCATACCATGCTCATCTGCCCCCTCCAGGGTCCTCAGGGTGCTCTTTGCCTGGTAGAGATCAGCACGGACAGTATGCAGCTGGGCCCTCAGCTTGGCAGCGATGCCCTCCAGCTCCTCAATCTTACTGCTGTGGGTCTTCTTTAAGCTTTCCAGCTCCTCTGCGGTACAGccagaacaaacaaaattcatttGAAGAAACACTACTGAATGACACTTACAAAACACACTCATGGaaaagctaaacaaataaaGTGAAACCAGATCAAGACTAGGGATGACTTTCAAAAATTTTTCATTGTAGGATGATCTCCTGAAAGACTTTTCACTCAGTTTCTATATCTATTGCCATATGTATTCATACACTCTAATTaaattggaacaaaaaaaatgcttcctgtttccctggggTATAAAAGGAGGTCTCACAGAGGACATTCATCAATTGCATACATTATCTTCGTTATGGTCAGAGAGCTCGCCGGTGACTACAGGTAAATGATCACTGGCCTCCACAAACAGGTGGATAGTTgcaaaataattcacaaaaagTTTAATCACTTTCCCGTGTTAGGAATTTTAAGTTTACTAATACAGTGGCAACCCTTCAAGAAAGTGAATGAAAGCATTTCTTTCCATCAGGGGCTGTGAAACAAGCAGGAAACAAATCCAAAGGCAGCAGCTGTATCTTCAGGATACAAACTGTCACCATACCAAGTCACTagcacatgtgtgtttttgtacaatGCTATTTCTACCCATGAAAACATATATTGATCGTTATTCCATATTGTAAGGTATTAACATATTAATTGACCTTTTTAGTAGCTTTAGTAGCTTCAcaagaaatgtatttgtgtctgttgcCTAAAATGACCGTGTATGCCCTGAACACTATGTTACATGACTGAAGTCATGTGTAATTTTGTGACTGTATTTGTACTGACCTAAGAGAAGCAAATTTCCACAAAAATGGATAATAAAGTCAACCTAATCTAATCAAAGGTGGGGGCTTAGAAAGCtgagtgtgaatgaatgaaagtgtgGATGGGTACCTGTTAGGCTGACCAGCTGTGCGTGTTGTACCTCCAGCTTTCCCGTCAGTTGCTTTTTCTCCAGCATCAGCTCCTTCAAGTTGCGGGTCTTCTCTGACATTGCGGCTTTCTGCTGAAGCTGTTCCTGCTCCAAAGCCCTCAGCATGTGGTCCCGCTGCTCCAAACCTGCCTAATTGTAACCCAGGGCAGGACAGAGATAAATCTGCAGCAAACACCTCAGTAAGACCATAGCACCGCCACCCCTTTTCAACATACCAGTACACGGTCCGCACCGTTCCACTTTCAAACATGCCCACTAACATGCACTGAGAAGGGCGGAGCTGACAGCCTTTCAACACACCCATTACATTTTACGTATACGACATTTAAGTATACGGGTATGTATGAGGTCAATTATGTATTGCTTGTTTGCTGTATTACACAGCAGAACCCTGGTAAAAGTGTGTCTTGGTAATTCTTCAGAAAGCATCCCAAGATTCTCTTCAGCACCAGCTGAAAAGGActaaaaatatgcaatttttatctaaacatttttatgttattttatctcaattttttttatctaacTCTAAAATTTGGGGCTGTACTTTCACACAAGTAACTACTAGTAATGCTCAGTGAAGGAGagtgcacactgcacacattatgATTTTGGCCATGACAAAACTCTAGCACAAGCCTTTACCATTTTGCAGTGATTCTTGTTGAAATCTGGCACAAGCACACTGAAAGTGGCCATGTGTGTCTCATGCATAGCAATGTTGACAACTTGGAATCAAAGAGTTTGAGAGGGAGCAATTTCATAAATGTAACTTTTATTCCTTGCCttcactgaaatggaattgcAGATGGCAAAGCAGCAGTATTTTTCtaccaaacaacaaaatgtgattttttcaTACTTCCATAAACAACTTTAGCAATAAAAGTCACAAATCCCAGGATGCTGGTGGCAAACAGGATCAATGTTAAAGACAATGGGAGATAATGAAACAGAGACATCTAGCAACTGCCATGTTGCCACAGAATTATGTCATCAGAAATAATGTGACACAACGGCATGAGTGATAACATGTGACACAATGGCATGATGCACAACACCTTTTAACAAATGTTGCAGCACATTTCCCCCACTGACTGCAAATTTCCcccactttttatttttatgaatgttgttTAGACTGTTCTTTCATATAAGGGACCACCTTAAATTTCTCTAAATTTCAGTGGCTCACAATTTTGTgtaagagtgaaaaaaaaagtaacattttcacATCCTGATTACATCAAATAAAGGCGACAGTTGTAGGCCAATCACACCTTAAGTTGCTGGACCTCCAGCTTGTGTTTGTCGATCTCGCTCACAAAccactccctctcttcctgaAGCGTGTTGATGCTCTGGCTGTGTTGCAGAGATAACTGGGTCATGCCTtccatctgcagctgcagtagGTCCACTGTCTGCTCCCTATCCTCCAGCTTGAGCCGCAAGGACTCTCCCTCCACCCTGAGGGCCTGGGCCTGCTCCTGTGCCGCCTCCAGCTGGGCCTGAccctcctgcagctccagcccCGTCTCCTCTAGCAGCTTCTGCAGCCTCTTCTCCTCATGCTCCTTCTCCTGTAGCAGCTCCTGTAGTCTCTTCCCCTCACACTCCTTCTCCACCTGCAGCTCGTGCAGCCTCTTGGCTTTGTGCCTTTGCTCTTCCAGCAGAGCCTTTAGTCTCTTCCCCTTCTGCACATGCTCCTCCAGCTGAGCCCGCAGCCTCTTCCCCTCGCGCTCCTCATTCTTAAGCAGGGCCTGCAGCATCTCTTTCTCGTGCTCCCGCTCCTCCAGCAGGCCACGGGCCTCCTTCAGCTTGTTGTGTAGATGGGCAGCTTCCTCCTGCATTTCACTCTGCTGCTTCTCCACTGCCACCTGCATGGGAAAGAGGGGACACGCTTGACAGCTTAGCCTAGCAAAGCTGTCTGCTAATCAAAGCTTAAAATCAGCTGCACTGCCTTTTCCCCCAACTTGCAAGTGCAACTTCTTTTGAGAGTGCAAGATGTAGTGACTAAACTAAGGTATATTAAGAGCACTGTTCAGTGTTCCGCTGGTGatgaaaggaaatattttaatagtcTACATTAGTGCCTTTCAAACTTTTTCAGCTAGCAGACTAATTAACTGGCAGACCACTTAAACTTCTAATATGTTTGACGGACCCCTCTGCCACCCATCACAGACCCCTAGATCCCCAGTATGAAACCTAATGGTCTACATAACCTGGTAACAGCAACACactgatttctgcctttgattagtttatcatttgtattttaacaagAACAAGCAAGATATGCTGGCATGATTAATACATTAGACAGACCACTGACATTTGAATATCTTCATACCTTTTTCTTCAAAGCACACTTTGCAGTCAAAGTGCAGTGTTGTGTTTCACCAGACAAGTGAGTCACAGAACATTGTGTAGCCAGAACACAATTTGATGGGTCTGCATGTGACAGTGGGCTTTGCgttttgtcaaaatatttcaaactaTTTAAGGTAATGGAGAACatacctacatttacatttttatgacttAATACCATGCTATATCATAAATCAAGCACAATCAGAGTATCATTAAAggatatttgtttgtatttacagCAAGGTTTTCTCTTGAGGCTGAACTGATGAGCATGTGGCTGCGTAATGAGATGCAACAGCTTAGGAGATGtcctgcattacattacatttccttACGCTCTTAACCAGATTGACTTATATAGCTTACAATTTCTACAttacccttttatacagctgtatatttactgagtctattctgggttaagcaccttgctcaaccttacaacagcagtgccccactggggaatgCCTTGGGTATTGACAAACGCAATTATGCATTTTGCTGCAAGTTTAGGCATCAACAGTGGACATACAGTAGTACATTTCACTTGTACAAAGCGCACATGGGAGCGTCAATGCAATGTGTCGACCTGCATTCCTCAGCAAGAAACATGACTCTTAGAGAAAACGGGTTGATCTATGCCACAGCACTGCTCTTGAAGACAGTCCTCTTACCTGCTTCCCCTTCAGTGATTGACACTCCTCCTTTAGGGAGGCCACCAGGCTCTCCAGCTCTGACGCCCCCTGGCTCTGGGCCTCCAGTTTCTTGTGCAGCCCCTCGATGGCCAGGCTGTGGCTCCTGTCCCGCTCCCTGAGTCGCCTGTTCTGCTCCTTCTCCAGGGCCAGCTCCTCTCgggcctgctgcagctctgcctgCACAGTGAATATATGCACCACTGACTGAATGCACCCCGTCTTCAACAATCCTGCCACCAGTCTTCTTAGAGAAGTCAcaatctgttttctgtcttccttGATTCCTTACCAAACTATACATGGAGATTTCAGCAACTCACAAAGATATTTTCTCATGTACAAATGCTTTTTCTTTGAGTGATGGCCAAGGGTAATTCAACAGTACTGTGACAGAGACTCCTATTGCAATTTTTCTAGTGGAAAGTGGAATGACTCAGTGAACAGAAAAAGCTGGTAGGAGGATGGTGTAGTACCGTGGCCTGACAGAGACGAGAGTCCATATCCTTGGCCTTCTGGATTCCCAGATCGCTCTCCCTCTGGGCGTCTTCCAGCCTTGAGGCCACCTCAGCCAGCAGATTTTCCAGAGTCACCACCTGAGAGAGGGCATAGATGTCCCTCACACTATCTCCCATCTACACCCTCGCCAAGTGAACATTCAGAACTATAACCTACTTTCAATCTCCACATAAATATCACTCACCTTCTGGGCCCAGGACACAGCACATCACGCGTCACCTATGCTTGGTAGGTTTTCTACACATTGAACACCCATCTACATTCTCGATATTTTAGTCTCTATCTACAGCCACATTCTCAACTCAAACTCTCTCAATAACAAGTCTCAACTCTTTATCTCCACTAGCCACTCTCAAGCTTTTAATACCTCAAAAAGCCACTGACTACAGCCTGCAAAAGAGCTCAACCTGGTTATCATTCATTTTACTGGGTATAATGCATAATTAGATAATGTTGTGATACATcagataattacattacattattaggatttaacagacgctcttttccatagtgacttacacaggttacaggtatttacaatgttatcaatttatacagctggatatttactgaggcaattgtgggttaagtaccttgcccaagggtacagtagcagtgtcccagcagggatcaaactggcaacctctcggttacgagtcctgctcatTAGCCACTATGCTAACTGCCCCGGGTTTAAATACCTGTTTAAAATCATGGCATTATGAATTCATGGCATTCATAATGCCATGAATTTAAAAAGGTATTTAAACCCTACCAAAAGCATCTGCCAGCTTTAACCTTTTCCATCAGACATTGCAGTGAAGTCACTTTGTCAGCAGATAACACTATCAGGCCAGGTGGGTGGACCTGCATAGTGACGGTACCCTTTCtcttcagccaatcagatacCAGCCTTGGGCTTTCAGCAGCTTTGGTCAGCCAGCACTGCAGTGAACTTGATTCCACCACTAATAATTCACACTGGTGGCTGATCCTTCTATGTTTTCTGATGACTTGTTGGAGCCAAACCAGAAATGTAAGAAATAACACAAAGTAGACTGAAAGACctgcacagcagctgcagaactTTTTGCCAAATCCAGGCCTCTGGCTCTGCCAAAGGAGAGATTACAAATGACTGAGCAGTTCAGGTGGCACTATGTCTGAATGGCAGCACAGTGAAACCGCCTGACCATGACACTGGATTACTGCAACAGGGCTGAGGGAACATAAAGAAATGGGGCTAGACAGTTTTGTGAGACAGAACTATCAAATCTCCTCTTTGCTCCCGCACAggatgttatatatatatatatatatatatatatatacatatatatatgcacatatatatatatgcacatatatatatatgcattatatatgcattatatatatatatatataatataatgcatatatatatatataaatgcatcaAATATGTCACCTTGTCTTTATGTGTCTGCTGAGCCTCCAGTAATTCAGAGCGCAGACTGGAGAGCgctgactccagatcagtcATCTGACTCTGGTACACTGAGGTCTGCTCTTCAGCTTGTCTTCTGATGAAGACAGAAATAGAGATGTTCAGccttgtttattattatttattttgtagtaGTCAGAGTTGCACCAATTCTATTAAAATAATCTAAGATCAGCAAGGTACTGTACATAGGAGGTTTTCTAATTTTGTAATTCATACTTGGTTGTTCCTACTGAATATGTAAGAGAAGTCTAGCAGCGTACAACATCCAGTAAATTTCCACAAACTGGACATAAACAAAACCTTGATTCTAAACTCTAAAGATCATGTGTTCAATATGTTTGAGTCTTTAGTAATTCCTGTTGAGTAAAATGCTACTAAAAAGAAGAATTACCCTATCTGCATTCTGCAAGCCTGATTTTGATAGAAACtggtaatgtttttaaaagatgctTCTTACTGTAGCTGTTCCACCTGAGCAAGCAAATTAGTGGCACTGCCCTGGGAACTGCTTAGTTTTTCTGTCAATACTGCCACCTCCTGGTCATGGCTGGTAAGAATCTGATTCATTCTAGGAAGACAACATCTATCTCAGCTGTATGGCAGACACCATCTTTCAAATAAGCATGTTGATATTTGGATGTTCTATGACTCCcaaaatcaaatatatatatatatatatatatataaatatatatatatatatatatatatatatatatatatatatatatatatatagaccgaagcccctgccgacgtacccacccctatccccggtggaacgaagccaatgtgttctgtctgtgagctcccggtcactcTTGGCTTAGTGACACGGTGGGGATCGcagcgttcagtctacactcggaaCGAGTGCCCTCGAAAATCAAATACTAAAATAATCTAACCTCTTCCTCTTTGTGAAACTGAACTGGAAAAAGAATGATGTGAATAATGAATAAGACTGAATACAGAGATCTACAGTCACCCACTTTCAGGCAGGGAAATTTATATTATCAATTATCTATTTTTTAAGCATTGttgcagcagttgcagcagtGTTAAGCATGGTCCTTATACATGAGTATggttgagaaagaaaaaacaataaaaataacaactgaattttttcattaattacaaatttaaaagcattcaaataccAATTCAAGTAATCGATTGGTGAGAACACATTTTTGAATGAGCTAATATTCAGTCTTATCACTAATTCCAAAATACTTTCCTACTGTCCTCAGCAAGTGATCACTTCCTGTGATGTTACACAGTGATCACTGTGGTGGGGGCAGCACCAAAAAGTTAGTGATTTTAAAGAAATTTTAGTTAGTATAGTTTAGTACTAGTACAATGCTCAATACTAATTTTAATGATCATTCACATTAacctgtgaagaaaaaaatcaaactccaCTACATTTTAAGTTTGAGATGTTTGTTCTTTTTacttcatgtttaatttaaaagattttgtgttcattttctacACGTGTCACTTGTTCAGCCCCTTCATAATATGATGAATTTTCCATATGCATGTAAAACCAGGAGACACTTAACAGGTATAAGAAGCTTACTGTAAGCAACAAAAGGCATAACTTAGATATTCATATTCACCAGGAAATATTTACTAATGCCAATATGATTTTCCAGTTTTTAGCACATAAAATCACCATTGTTAACATTGGGAATTGGACTCTTCTTCGAGCTTTTCTTCATATTCTGCAGAGTAGTGACACTCTGACCTTCATTTACTGCAAAGGCTCAATGTTAACATTACTGTGCAGCTGTAAAGCTCACAAGGAAGTTGTTACCTTTCTGTTTGCTCCTTCATCATAAGGAATATTTTTTCCTGGCACTCCAACTTCAGAGCCTCCAGCTGCTCTTCCATCTAACAGACAAAAGGTGGTAATGTGAGATTACACAATGACCATAAACACTATCTTGTGGAATTCACCAGATtctgcaacagaaaacaatggCTGCAAGAGTGTGACAGTTATGAACATCTAAGTGTCAATAGCTGAACTAAACCATCTGGCTATGGTTGTCACAGAAGAGGATGCAAACGTGTTGACTTAAAAGGGTCACTTTGGGCAGAGTCCCATACAGAACCTTGCTTTATGAATGGCTGCTCAGGGCAGTACACATGGCCCTGCATCTATTCCTTTGCGAACCTTACTATGTCCTGCTGTGCTCTACGGTTGCCCTGAGATCCCACAACACCACCATGACATCAACACTGCATCGTTctcttttctgtatttctggTATAACTCATTCTTTTCCTTCTCAGCTAAAAACCGAGGACTCTTCACTCTTCTTTGTCTCCAATTTTCTAGCCTGTGGTAATCTGACACATTGATTACTTTAATTCTATATTTGCCAAGTCTTCCTTTTTACACTCCACAAAATTATACAGCCGTTCCCCCTCTTAATTGCTTACATGACACTACTCCAGGATTGAATTGTGACCTTAGCAGAGTGTTTGTCATTGATGCATATTTGAACATTGCTAACAGTGTCCCGTTCAtacaacttttcatgccactttatcaGATGCACTAGTTTGCACTGCGTAAGTTTCTCcggataagagcacctgctaaatgacgataatgcaATGGAATATAAAAACCCCCATCCACCATGTCTCCTCAGATTAACCTCTAAACCTTGCTCTTGCTAACTGCTGTATTCACTAATCTGCTCATTTTCTCCAATCTGTGTTTCATTCAAACACTCCCCTTTGTTACCTGAGATCACACACCAGCTCACATCTTCACTGCTCTCTTGctaaatcttatttttttcctcactagTGGGGAAATGGCCTGCTTTCTTACACCAGGACAACACCctgctgacacacccacacataaaataactagctagcaaataACTAGCTATGTACATTTCAGATGTAcgatttttctgaaaaaaagaagttgAAAATGGGTATATGATTCCACCCCTCCTCATTGCATATTAATACACATTACCTACTTATCTCATGACAGCGTCCACTCCTGATCAATGCACAACCTTAGGGCTAGCTGAGAACTTCAGCAAGCAACTCACAGGCAGGATTCTCCCACGCAGGCTGGCATTCTCTTCCTCCAGGTCCTTTAGCACACTCCCCACCATGACCCCCAGGGACAGCTGGTCTGGGCTAGCAGCATGCTGGACTACGTAAGCGTTCCTGCCGTTTCCCTTTTCATAGACCAACAGCACGGAAATCACTTCCTGTAGACTCTGCTCCAAGGCCTCCTTC
This genomic interval carries:
- the LOC118776505 gene encoding coiled-coil domain-containing protein 158-like; protein product: MLSEELERQTKVTQKLQEQVEQATKLTMERMGRTLGRVTPRTSTSLRLHPSDIPSELKVPEAHSLSQDSGVLPVSCDLDILFHNMNHTGKDTVEEYSQKVSELQRQLSETHEHHGKQNAYLCQCIMKLQTKLHESQIEMDALLELRMKESQGQADLVGKLQQTIGELQASRQAGDQRLLDAEERAQSVCRKKEALEQSLQEVISVLLVYEKGNGRNAYVVQHAASPDQLSLGVMVGSVLKDLEEENASLRGRILPMEEQLEALKLECQEKIFLMMKEQTERMNQILTSHDQEVAVLTEKLSSSQGSATNLLAQVEQLQRQAEEQTSVYQSQMTDLESALSSLRSELLEAQQTHKDKVVTLENLLAEVASRLEDAQRESDLGIQKAKDMDSRLCQATAELQQAREELALEKEQNRRLRERDRSHSLAIEGLHKKLEAQSQGASELESLVASLKEECQSLKGKQVAVEKQQSEMQEEAAHLHNKLKEARGLLEEREHEKEMLQALLKNEEREGKRLRAQLEEHVQKGKRLKALLEEQRHKAKRLHELQVEKECEGKRLQELLQEKEHEEKRLQKLLEETGLELQEGQAQLEAAQEQAQALRVEGESLRLKLEDREQTVDLLQLQMEGMTQLSLQHSQSINTLQEEREWFVSEIDKHKLEVQQLKAGLEQRDHMLRALEQEQLQQKAAMSEKTRNLKELMLEKKQLTGKLEVQHAQLVSLTEELESLKKTHSSKIEELEGIAAKLRAQLHTVRADLYQAKSTLRTLEGADEHGMKVAMGMQRRITAKREQIDTLQGRIQLLEETTDKLTQEKQQQAAERRRQSQELSTMSTEKKQLEAEVETLHCHEKQLRDKVSKLEAALDKMAERFTECQDFMQQQEQEYMRLKLQHALDVKELQGEKLRANGNLRQTTLCNPPLPTQLLRSQIFSGQCQQNNPTRELRSLVKELRSVIDEDDRSSPIISKPPKDRPYRSDLEPLTLHTADLDEGIMNNTFFSDGCEVSFTVAPRYTSSPRGLASGRRSPVHSLLTSSPHPAAPLQAHLEKGPFTDLHTRKVCKRLQGKLDNLESIVEDLQSKAQDSGAVPGPDFH